cggactaattccaataaggtctagtttacccttcggattggaaggtcagatggcagtcgctttcataaaaactagtgcctacgccaaatcttgggattagttgtcaaagcggaacccaggctcccatgagccgtggcaactgccgggataacgcaaggaggatgatgatgatgatgacttgatTTATCTCCTTCATTCACCGTCCTgagtgcgtagctgaatggcacaaacgctcacgaaacgctcacgaaacgaaacactcgtatatatctatctctatcgctcttgcgtattagcgcgacagagccagactacctttcgcggcgtttcgttttcgtttcgcgtcgcagaaatgccattcggctacgccaccTGGTCAGCTCGAATTCATTTACTCGTAGTTCCTTACAGTTCAATAAATCTATTTATTTCTTGCTCTTTCGCTCAAAGAGTGACAAGGACGGCACACTTTACACTTCTACTCATTGAATTTTATTTGAGTATTTCATAGTACAGTCAAATAACTCATTTCAATCATTAAATTCGTCTATTGAACTAAGCTGAACTAGTGAACTAAAAGAGTGAAGTACTTCACAGTATACTAAAGATCCATATCAGTCTGTTCTTTTTGGTGACAGACTTGTGCAgctctattttattattattatttatttattattaatgcaCAGTATAGGTCTTAAATCTAAGCAAGTTCCTGCAAAACTGTATATACAGTTTGACTGCAGGTATGAGTCTCTTTGTATCTCATGATTTTGACCTTAAGATTTGGCTACAAGACCATTGTTTTTACAGCATTAAAGAATTCCTAAACTACAAGAACATGATGACATCACTGTATTGAATATATatatccttttttttttttacaaaatatattagctttattattatttttcttctcaTAAAATTATTCTGTTgtgtacaaattgtatatattatAATGAACGTGTGTTAAATATACCGATACATGTATAGTTTTAGGAATAAGTTATACATTTGCATGCTGTCTTGAGATAGCGGATAAAGGTGGAACAAttattaacttaattttaagacCTATACTaaccctttttctgcaaataaatcattgaaattgaaattgaaaaacatgtttatacttatattttattttaatctaaCTGTTCACTTAAGTGGCACTTGCATGTATGCAGTTGTCACTCAAGTGTTTGCAACAAGTACAGTTTCAAGgcgcttttaaatttatttttatatgtctATAGACATTAGACAGTGTAGACGTCTTGCGTGCCCAAGAATGCGGATGTActaatacataataaaatatgtgtgaGTATATCAGAAAGCATATTTTTGGCCATTATGCCTGcccgaaaaaaaaaagaagaagcgTGGGCGGGAAGTTCAATGGCGGAACTATCTTAACGCCTTCCTGAAAGACTGGCTGGAGGAATCGGAGAAACGGGAGTCATGGAAAACCAGAGGACAGAGAGCCCTTTGTCGAGCAGTTGGACACTCAAAtgggttaagaaaaaaaaataagaatattgtCAGTCTATGTAAAACAACTGCTTCATTTTGCTACAACAACACTATAAAAAGAAGATACAGATAAGCTAGAGTAGTAACTGTACTACTTATCTTCAAGGTGTAACCGTTATCAAGtgttaattgaattatttttatCGAAACAATTAATACCGATCAACCTATCTATTAAAGATAACATAAATTATtgatctaaaaatataagtatcaCCAGTCACATCTAACAGTCATACAGGAAAGTCGTGTAAAGTTAAAACTATGGCAAAAGTGAAGGAACAGTTGAAGAAAATTCTTGAAGAtatcgcaataaaagaaaattatTTACTCCATAAAATTGACATTAAACCAATTTCATCTGGAGGAGCTAACTATACAACAGAGTTATATCTAGCCACGATTTCAGAAGGCCTAAAGccagatataaacatttttgccAAAGCTGCAATTTTGAATGAAGATGCTAGAAAAAACAATGACTTCCTAGGCCGGGTATATGAAATAGAAGCCAAATTTTACTCCGAAGTGGCTGTGAACTTCGAAAGACTTTACAAAAAGTGCAAAGTTCCTGAAGAAGACAgattatttatacctaaatgTTACGGACACATATTAGTCCCGTATGAAGAGATTCTTCTTCTAGATAATCTTGAAGCTAAAGGATTTCAGAATTTCGATAGAATGAAGACTTTCAATTGGGATTATGCATCAACTGCTATAACTCAGTTGGCGAAATTCCATGCCCTTGGACTAGCATTGCGTGATGAAAATCCTCATGAATTCAAGAGAATAGTCGACAATTTCAAATTTGATTTCAACGAAAATAAAGAAATGATGGACTCATTTTTAAAAATAGCGCTAGAGAATGGATGTGAAAGCTTGGATGATGATCATAAGGTACGCCTGCATAAGTTTTTCGCTGATACGAAAAACATAGAAACACTTATGACTTCTTGGGCCGCAGACGACACGTTTTTGATTCACGGAGATTACAGACCAAGCAGTTTGATGCATAGACGTCGCAACGGAAAACTGGAGATAGTTCCTTTAGACTACCAAACCCTGAGAGGAGGGAATCCAGTGGGTGACTTGATGCATTTCGTTTTCTCTGGGTCTGATGAGGAGTTCCGTCGTCTGCATTACCAGAGACTGATGGACCATTACTTCACACAGTTGACCTTGGCTTTAAAACAACTGAACGTCGACGTAGAAAAGATGTATCCAAGAGCAACCTTTGAAGCAGACTTGGTTAAGTTGAGATCTCTTGGTCTGTTCCTGGGTTTGATGATAACAGGAATAGTGACGGTCGCTCCAGAAGAGGCACCTGTAATTGATGGAGATTTCTCCACAATGCAGGTTAAACCTAACCAGCTTGCTACGGAACGCATAAATGGAATAGTTAAGGACTACGTGCGGTGGGGAGTTTTGTAAAGAAGTTTATCGGGATCATATTATAATTATCAGTCCTTTATAGCCCACAGCTGAGCCTATCtgctagtacgccacttctcccagtcctgagctaatctcatccagttgtgacctgatggatgtcgtccacccaacgaccGAATGGATCCCAAGCTTCTTAAATCTGTAAGCGGCCACTGTTTagttaatattttagttttgtgtACACAAAAGTGCAGGGACTGTAACGTAATTTCTTGAAGGTTGTGTTGCGTaagcggtttttttttgtaattaactGTCGTGGTAAAGATGAAAGGCTCTCGCTAGGAATACGGGCGACTATTCACCTTGATGCTGTGGTACATTACTCTTTAGGTGTTATTGAACTTTTTTAGACTATCgataatttttttgatatgTTTTGTGAACAATTCTGTTAATGATTCTTTTGTAATGACGCTTGATATTTCATATGGGTTAACTTTCAAGAAATCAAGCGGTTGTTATATTTCTTTTTAATATTGGGTTaagtcacagtataaaaccagtaataactcttcttacaaacttcacgccgcgcggtgtgtccccctccctcccctcgcatgcggcgaaaacatgcgaaactggtgattattgggctggacagtcggggccgcgtttgcgcgctgtgttgacgtgttgagttcgggagaaaatgacgtcagcaccgaagacatattttcgttactgtagtgtttatgggtgtatggaaagttctcaaaatgcggaaatgtcattctttagaattcctagacacccagaaaagtaagtggttgttatatatttgcagtgttaggtacattattgcttacgtaaatggcgtaaaagtgagatttaaagctagaatgacacattaaaatcaataaggatttatctgtaacgacatttaggtagatgctgcgatctatctagctcgaaagtttggtacctacttaaatattgtgcaaacatctattcaaacattttatgtaaatatgatttcgtcagtatttaagaaagaaatacgtacttgaatctttattagataaaaaggtagaaagagcgttggtactagcatagcgccatacacagttactaatacgagtaggacagtaggtacctacgtttctagttcaaacgaatcttttttttattgtgatggattgggtgtattctagagaaaacatataaaatgaacacttaaattaacgcttttgcaattattgttacacaatctactattgcgcgtatgagagtaatatatttataatgattttttgtgtcttcaatactgactaatgtggtgtcatgacgtggtattgttatactaaaacctacttacagttaatagtacctattagatttacaacaacttacattgtacgaagtcgattatagtaacgttgtacaaccctgcgtgaccttgcgcagtagtaacgaccgcgccgccgctgccggagattaactactgatatatccttatactgtggttaagTATAAGGTGTAAAAGAATAAATAAAGTCACTCTTCATGCAAGTCTTTCTAAGTTAGCCTATACCTAATTGAATTTCATTGGACCACATGAAACGagtaaagtttcagtgccactcttggcaaacaaaCCGTAACTACAATTACAGTAGATAGCCTGGGGGCACGGcggtgcccccgccaagtcgagcaaaaagaggcacggccgtaccatccttttctcgaagcatttcagaccattttcaaccccctgttactccgttctggataaaactagaagcctcaattttcagcacccaagtagtcattgtataaacacggtatattccaaatttcattaaatttgaaCTAATAGTTTAGGAATAATTACTAGCCAAAGTTTCTTAGTTTTGTCACTCACTGGCTGACTGACACACGATCATCAATGATAATAAGACACTTCTAGTGCACTTGGAAGCTTCAAATTTAGAATACAGTTAGTGTTTAGTGTATGAaccacacaaaaattaaaaaatgctgCAATTTCATTCCAGGTTTTCAGATACACCAACTGCATAAATAACTTTGTAATCTCATATCAATATATGGGATTACCGAGTTATATTTGCAGTTGATTTACAGTAAATAAATCCGTGTACCTGTCTATGTAAATTTATACAGATACCCGATGTCGTGATGGGTTGAAAATCTCACTACCCCATTTCCTTACATGGTGGGAGTCGTATAATtcaactatgggatatgggttccattgtggtCTGGTCGAATAGGCTGACAACCCCTTCATAATTTTGCCAACAGTTGCACTGAAACGAGTTCGTGTGCTCTGCGTACCCTGTTGGGAAATACATGCGTgactttatgtatgtatatagatATGAGGGCGGGCCCTCGCTAAGTACagcaaaaatttaaaacaagtaAATTGCAATTCTACCTACATCACCAACTTCATCATATACCCATATAAACATATGAGTATAATCAATGTGttgtaaaatgtaattaaatataaatacgtacttaaatattgtgttcaaatgtaataaaaaaaacttgtgccaCAGTCGTTTTTCACCGTTGACAAAATTGTTTcatgcgattgccaagtcagtcaattttctttaaaacatgaaatatatttaatattgataCGGTCGTTATAAGATAttattaggttagctataggtaaactacgtaataacttaCGGCAGAAGGTCTtttaagtagggactgaataaattaaccgacttggtattaaagggatctcaactctttttacgccagaagaactcAGTTGcgagacttggtgtttttacaagttttgtttttgatgggattacAGTATTTAGGCACGACAGCCTGTTTCTTATATTATTTGCAGACTTTTTGTTGCAAAATAGAGTGattgacaaaattaaatattgacatagtacattacatcagaggccgggaaaatgaggatttccggccaagtgggtatatacggccgagcgagcgtgcgagcgaggccggatagggatacgaggccgggaatccgttttcacgccgaggcatgtatagtgcttttctcaaacatacaatgaaataaaaaaaatgctctaaaggacaatattttatttattaagtgacaaaatacaaatacactcaaacgtcaagtgtgacaagtatccaggtcacacaaaaattaaaaaaaagtgacatgacagtactgacagcttacttaaaaaagttactttgcaggcctaggcctaaaaaataatatgaaatccctttacagtcctctcgagttgttgcgcccaaaaagcgatacttcccagcccattttaaggaacgtaaagacaatatttcattgcatgtttgagaaaagtatatTATCGATATAAGAAAATTGTTACCGTGAAATACAAGACATATTCTATAATGTTTTTGCATAAATGTATATCTCTTTGGCAGAGTATGATTTAATATACGATGATAGTTAATACTCGTAAAATATAGTCCTTATCGttacaatatataaatatgtaaatgaataaatgaatgaataaatgaatgaatgaattaattaattaattaattaatgaacgaattactttattgcgacaaacatggtatacatcaggtggtacattattattattgtgtaGCAATACATGTTTAGCCAGAAACGACATGCAATGGTGCTATTTTTCCGCATTAGTTTGCAAAGTACATTtcctgtcaggtcgaaacttcaaagggtcaTAATTATGTACTGAATTACGTcgaacgatacacgtgcgaagggggaattcgtaactcgtgtcgatttaaaacattccttttagtcgtgttttaatgtatcgaatttcctcttttcctcAC
This is a stretch of genomic DNA from Leguminivora glycinivorella isolate SPB_JAAS2020 chromosome 20, LegGlyc_1.1, whole genome shotgun sequence. It encodes these proteins:
- the LOC125237214 gene encoding uncharacterized protein LOC125237214, whose translation is MAKVKEQLKKILEDIAIKENYLLHKIDIKPISSGGANYTTELYLATISEGLKPDINIFAKAAILNEDARKNNDFLGRVYEIEAKFYSEVAVNFERLYKKCKVPEEDRLFIPKCYGHILVPYEEILLLDNLEAKGFQNFDRMKTFNWDYASTAITQLAKFHALGLALRDENPHEFKRIVDNFKFDFNENKEMMDSFLKIALENGCESLDDDHKVRLHKFFADTKNIETLMTSWAADDTFLIHGDYRPSSLMHRRRNGKLEIVPLDYQTLRGGNPVGDLMHFVFSGSDEEFRRLHYQRLMDHYFTQLTLALKQLNVDVEKMYPRATFEADLVKLRSLGLFLGLMITGIVTVAPEEAPVIDGDFSTMQVKPNQLATERINGIVKDYVRWGVL